CCTTCAAATCAGACTGAAGAGCGAAGTTGAATGAAGTCTAATTAAATGTGTGATCAAAGATAACTGTCCTGGGGATAAACCCCATTACCATCATTGCTGACTGAAGAGATTATGCTCTCATATTTAGGCAATCTGTCTTACATATTTTCACAACAAGAAAATGATAGCCTTGTCATGTTTCCTTCTATGTTCAGTTCCTAGAGTGTACTAGCAACCTAGTTCAGTAAAACGTTAGCCTGCTTGcccatttggtcaaatcatctttATCTCTTTGGTTAATACTAATAATCATGATTGTCAAGTCATGCTACTCCCAACTATCTTATGCTTAATGTCAGTGGCAAAGAATAAGGAGCTGTAGCTAGAGCTCCTAACTTCAGTACTAGAAACTATTTCTTCATGTCTAATCTAATTGTTAGAGAAACCAAACGTATTGTCTTTTGCAGAGTTCATTTTTTCTCCACCAACATTAAATGGCTGATTCATTGGTGATTGAGTGGTTGCTATGGTTTTTTCCTTATATTGGTGTAGTATTCTAGCCTTTTCACATTTGTACTAGGTACTGCTTGTATTTTTTTTCCAGAATTTGATGTGCAAGCTGTTTCTTCATATCGTTGTATAAATCATCTACATTCCCTTGTACAGGATAATGATCTTGACGAGTCAAACACTACTCCAGGTTTGTCCATTGAACTTTATGTGATTTGAGATTAAGTGACCCTTTTGCAAAAATTTGAATGTATTTATCTTAGAAGAAAACTGAAGTTCTGAAAATTAGTTCTCAAGTTGATATTTAAGTGATTCCAACTGAAATAATGATTTCTTTTGCAGTTAAAATGGCTCTGATATTTTCTCACACAGAAAATTATCCTGACCAACCCCCACTTCTGAATCTTAAAAGGTAGTTCATTTTTGGAGTTTACAGTTCGGTGTTTAGGATTTcatcttttacttttgaattccTAGGAACTGATTTCATTTTTTGAAACTATTCGTTGTGATCTGCAGCATAAAAGGAATTAAGCCAGAAGATCCAACCATTTTGAGAGAGAAGCTACTCAATGAGGTATATCTTTGGAAATATTTTAAGTGTATACTCTTTCTCTAACAACGAATACTTTATCACTTTGTTTATCTGCTGGAAAAGTTATTATAGCTTTTTGTATTATCTGttttcagttattattttgttaatttttatgGCAAGCTTGGTTGTCGTTGTCGTTATTTTATGGCAAGCCTCACTCTTGTCAAATTTTGTTCATGTCAACCATGCCAAAGTAGTGCACTTTTCTCATATCGGTGATTGACAACAAAAAGCAATTGGAGTTCAACAATGTGGATATTATTATCTATCTAGTATAGTTTCGTAACTGCCTTTCCAGgtcaaatataatttatttttcttaacatGGGACTTCCTGTCATGAGGCTTACAGAAAATCTTGCTAATTATTATCTCTTGCAATGTCTTCTCAAACATTTATTCAGTTCGTGACTTGCAACCTCAGTTCTTTCTCTAATAAGGGAATTCTTATCATTGTGATCCCAATAGTTGCCCACTTGTTTCTCAGGCATCCGAGAATCTTGGCATGGCAATGATCTACACGCTCGTCACCTCAGCTAAAGAATGGTTGAGTGATAAGTATCGGAATGATGCTGCAGCTGACAATGATGAAAACGATGCATCTAAAGATGAGGTGTGGAACTGTAGACACAAGCTTCTGAATTTCTTTTCACGTTTTTGGCATTTAATAATTTGAAGGCTGAACCTTGGTCAATATTCTCAATTGCATGCTGTTTGGTGTACTGATCTGGGATGTAATTGTTAGTATTGTGGTTAACTTAAGCTCTCCCATAGCAAAGTTACTCCATCACCATGTTGAATCCACTGTTCCTGGTAGTTACTTAAGAAAAGTACAGCATATATTTTCATGTTTTCCTTTTGACCTTGTCCTCAAAATTCCAGATAATCGTTCCTCATGGCGAGCCTGTTACTTTGGATTCTTTTGTTGCCTGGAGAGAGAGATATGAAGCTGAACTAGCACTTGAGCGTGCCAAGTAAGAAATTCTCTCTTTGTTGGAAGTATGGTATTATGTTGATGGATGAATAAAGTAGAAGCTTAAAATAGCGACAATGCCATCATACCATCAAAATTATTGAAGATCTGCATAGATGAAGCAAATAGTGCTCATGCTGATACATCAAATTTAGCGATGCAAGAAGGTACCTTCATTCGGGGGCCCTGCCGGACCTGTTTAAAATCCAATTTTGGATGATAAACAGGTTTCCAAACCCGCAGATATCCATTGATGTCTCATGTCTAGGTAAATTATATGAGTGCCCATAGATACCTGAAACCAGTGTAATTTTAAGCAAATTTGAGCCCTGCAAAACCCAGCTAAGGCACAATCCACTCTACTGTGTATAACTTGTGACGTTAGTAAGGATGTttgcttttatctcttgttgttaAACACTGGAAGTCTATATAATGAACACACAGGCTGATGCCCGAATCTGCTTTAACCACTACGAAGGAGAAGAAGCTTTCTGGAAGACAATGGTTTGAAAGTGGACGACATACTATGGTATCTATTCTGGTCTCATTTCATCACTTTATTTCTATATTGACTCTGATATAAACCCTATTAATGTCTCCTTATCTTTCATCCACACTTGGTCTTCCCAAGTAGCTACATCACTTGAAGTTTTTTAGCTCATCAGTAGCATTGTTATCTTCTCGTATTCTTTTCACGTTATGACAAttcatggttttttttttttaacagaaaGGTGCAAATACAGTTAACGAGGAGTCtgaagatgaagaggaagataTTGAGTTTGATGATGACTTTGAAGGTTATCATTTatcctaaattttcttttttgcaaTCGGAATTTAACTATTGTAACATTACTAAACTCTGAAAGCAATTTTTTGATTTGGTGTTGCAGATGATGAGGAAGATATGCTGGAGCATTACTTGGCAGAGAAATCCGGAAAGTGAACTCTCTAGTTTCTATCGAATTTTGAGTTGTTGAGTTTCGTATCAATCTTGATCATTATTACTAAGTGATGGTTTGGAATGTGTTATACTTCAATTTTAAACCCAATATATGCTATTAAAATTAGGAGCAAGATTAGTTG
This window of the Zingiber officinale cultivar Zhangliang chromosome 3B, Zo_v1.1, whole genome shotgun sequence genome carries:
- the LOC122055845 gene encoding RWD domain-containing protein 1-like, which produces MADYAQEQEMEIEALQAILMDDIEEIDASDSGLSTQNRCFRILLTPQDNDLDESNTTPVKMALIFSHTENYPDQPPLLNLKSIKGIKPEDPTILREKLLNEASENLGMAMIYTLVTSAKEWLSDKYRNDAAADNDENDASKDEIIVPHGEPVTLDSFVAWRERYEAELALERAKLMPESALTTTKEKKLSGRQWFESGRHTMKGANTVNEESEDEEEDIEFDDDFEDDEEDMLEHYLAEKSGK